One Candidatus Bathyarchaeota archaeon DNA segment encodes these proteins:
- a CDS encoding zinc finger domain-containing protein, which yields MLTGTKATKFNCPNCNEIIIWRCQKCRKFGRHYRCPKCGFTGP from the coding sequence ATACTCACAGGCACAAAAGCCACAAAATTCAACTGCCCAAACTGTAACGAAATAATCATCTGGCGATGCCAAAAATGCCGCAAATTCGGGCGTCATTATAGATGCCCAAAATGCGGATTTACGGGGCCATAA
- a CDS encoding zinc ribbon domain-containing protein, which translates to MVRKGVAVWILGSLTFIAGLHVLDSFLWLTGDESEPLLLAIYPFTRLLETIDPIVYLICSLVAVFFLWGGTTLIALQNPIETFLGKVLEDGKKENQSDVELLEAKTSILEMMSETLENNSRLLSGLRDVVFNVRSEVLNIRPLNKSVEGLKNDVERLKKMMKRLEREVKKYKLCPACGREVLAEFRICPYCGENLLKPAVDSGAVMLAALPISHAKKRK; encoded by the coding sequence GTGGTCAGGAAGGGTGTTGCTGTTTGGATTTTAGGTTCTTTGACTTTTATAGCTGGGTTACATGTTCTAGACAGTTTTCTATGGTTGACAGGCGATGAAAGTGAACCGCTACTCTTAGCGATTTACCCATTCACTCGGCTGTTAGAGACCATTGATCCAATTGTTTACTTGATTTGTTCCTTAGTGGCGGTATTCTTTCTTTGGGGTGGAACAACATTAATCGCACTGCAAAATCCTATTGAAACATTTCTGGGAAAAGTGTTAGAAGACGGGAAGAAGGAAAATCAATCTGATGTGGAGTTGTTAGAGGCCAAAACGAGTATTTTGGAAATGATGAGTGAAACTTTGGAAAACAACAGTAGGTTGTTATCTGGGTTGCGAGACGTTGTTTTTAATGTGCGTAGCGAGGTCTTGAATATTAGGCCCTTAAACAAGAGCGTAGAAGGGTTGAAAAATGATGTTGAAAGGTTGAAGAAGATGATGAAACGCTTGGAGAGGGAGGTTAAGAAATATAAGTTGTGCCCAGCTTGTGGGCGAGAGGTATTGGCAGAGTTTAGAATATGTCCCTACTGTGGCGAGAATTTGCTGAAACCTGCGGTGGACAGTGGAGCGGTGATGTTGGCAGCTTTACCGATATCGCATGCTAAGAAGAGGAAATGA
- a CDS encoding cupin domain-containing protein — translation MGFKALHFSEVEADEVTESGAEGVKVRWLITKDDGAEHFAMRCFEIAPRGSTPHHSHKWEHEVFILEGECLVVCGDQRKKVGPGYVAFIPPNVMHHFRNEGSGVLRFLCLVPHHE, via the coding sequence ATGGGATTCAAAGCGCTGCATTTTTCAGAAGTAGAGGCAGATGAAGTAACGGAGAGTGGTGCTGAGGGAGTTAAAGTTCGTTGGCTAATAACCAAAGACGACGGGGCAGAACATTTCGCTATGCGCTGCTTCGAAATTGCTCCAAGAGGGAGCACCCCTCATCACTCTCACAAATGGGAGCATGAGGTTTTCATATTGGAGGGTGAATGTTTAGTTGTCTGTGGTGACCAACGAAAAAAAGTTGGCCCCGGCTATGTAGCTTTCATTCCGCCGAACGTGATGCACCACTTCAGAAACGAAGGAAGCGGGGTTTTAAGGTTTCTCTGTCTTGTCCCCCATCATGAATAA